In Nocardioides marinus, one DNA window encodes the following:
- a CDS encoding acyl-CoA dehydrogenase family protein, producing MELPTTARAGLRVVSNQPPPLAGHNVVTADAALVEAVLRHGSQEVLDSLVDLGAEAGSAQAREHGMLANEHHPELTPYDRYGHRVDEVRFHPSWHWLMERAVGHGLAAAPWEEQADGAAHAHVRRAAGFMAWSHTEPGHGCPISMTYAAVPALRADDALAKEWTPLLASRRYDPGVRPLTDKVGALAGMGMTEKQGGSDVRANVTRAVPVPGADGTYTLHGHKWFTSAPMNDVFLVLAQAEGGVTCFVVPRVLPDGTRNQLDVVRLKDKLGNRSNASSELELDGTVAHRLGDEGRGVRTIIEMVAATRLDCVLGSTSLMRRAVSEASWHVSHRSAFGSRLVDKPLMQNVIADLHVETEAATALAMRLAAAVDAPHDDHERALRRIALPLAKFWVCKRTPFMVAEALECLGGNGYVEESGMPLLYREAPLNSVWEGSGNVNALDVLRALGREPEVLDAWITEVGRARGGDARLDRAIEDTLAMIGALMGEPDQLERQARRLAGRMAAVLQGSLLVRHAPAEVADVFCASRLGPSSEGVFGALDGGDLAAVVARTTPTTD from the coding sequence ATGGAGCTGCCCACCACCGCTCGTGCCGGCCTGCGCGTCGTGTCCAACCAGCCTCCGCCGCTGGCGGGCCACAACGTCGTCACGGCGGACGCCGCCCTGGTCGAGGCCGTGCTGCGCCACGGCTCCCAGGAGGTGCTCGACTCCCTGGTCGACCTGGGCGCCGAGGCCGGCTCCGCGCAGGCCCGCGAGCACGGGATGCTCGCCAACGAGCACCACCCCGAGCTCACCCCCTACGACCGCTACGGGCACCGCGTCGACGAGGTGCGCTTCCACCCCTCCTGGCACTGGCTGATGGAGCGTGCGGTCGGCCACGGTCTGGCGGCCGCGCCGTGGGAGGAGCAGGCCGACGGGGCCGCCCACGCGCACGTGCGCCGTGCTGCCGGCTTCATGGCCTGGTCACACACCGAGCCCGGGCACGGGTGCCCCATCTCGATGACCTACGCCGCCGTGCCGGCGCTGCGGGCCGACGACGCCCTGGCCAAGGAGTGGACCCCGCTGCTGGCCTCGCGGCGCTACGACCCCGGCGTACGCCCGCTGACCGACAAGGTCGGAGCGCTCGCCGGCATGGGCATGACCGAGAAGCAGGGCGGCTCCGACGTGCGGGCGAACGTGACCCGGGCCGTCCCGGTGCCCGGCGCCGACGGCACGTACACGCTGCACGGCCACAAGTGGTTCACCAGCGCCCCCATGAACGACGTCTTCCTGGTGCTGGCGCAGGCCGAGGGCGGGGTGACCTGCTTCGTGGTGCCGCGCGTGCTTCCCGACGGCACTCGCAACCAGCTCGACGTGGTGCGCCTGAAGGACAAGCTCGGCAACCGGTCCAACGCCTCCTCCGAGCTGGAGCTCGACGGCACGGTCGCCCACCGCCTCGGCGACGAGGGCCGCGGGGTCCGCACCATCATCGAGATGGTCGCCGCCACCCGCCTCGACTGCGTCCTGGGCTCGACCTCGCTGATGCGTCGCGCCGTCTCCGAGGCCTCGTGGCACGTCAGCCACCGCTCGGCCTTCGGCTCCCGCCTGGTCGACAAGCCGCTCATGCAGAACGTCATCGCCGACCTGCACGTCGAGACCGAGGCCGCCACCGCGCTGGCCATGCGGCTGGCCGCCGCCGTGGACGCGCCGCACGACGACCACGAGCGGGCGCTGCGGCGCATCGCGCTGCCGCTGGCGAAGTTCTGGGTCTGCAAGCGCACCCCGTTCATGGTCGCCGAGGCGTTGGAGTGCCTCGGCGGCAACGGCTACGTCGAGGAGTCCGGCATGCCGCTGCTCTACCGCGAGGCGCCGCTGAACTCGGTGTGGGAGGGCTCGGGCAACGTCAACGCCCTCGACGTGCTGCGCGCCCTGGGCCGCGAGCCGGAGGTGCTCGACGCCTGGATCACCGAGGTCGGGCGGGCCCGCGGCGGGGACGCCCGCCTCGACCGCGCCATCGAGGACACCCTGGCGATGATCGGTGCGCTGATGGGCGAGCCGGACCAGCTCGAGCGGCAGGCCCGCCGCCTGGCCGGCCGGATGGCGGCCGTGCTGCAGGGTTCGCTGCTCGTGCGGCACGCGCCCGCCGAGGTCGCCGACGTCTTCTGCGCCTCGCGGCTCGGCCCCTCGTCCGAGGGGG
- a CDS encoding YihY/virulence factor BrkB family protein — protein sequence MPSVSGRALDGDRAKQLARRVAHQVWRLVVTTVASCLRYRVTGLAAEAAFFAVVSVPPLLFALAGGIGYVADQFSPAQVEDVRAAIIELSRQVLTDRAVREVIQPTVTDVLGAGRFDVISIGFVLALWSGSRALNVFVDTITVMHGLGGERSIVRTRALSFVLYVMAIITGVVTLPLVVAGPTMVRQVLPNRVDMLMGFYWPVVVVLCICFLATLYHVSVPVRTNWSFNLPGATFSLVAWVLGSYALRWVLTVTAADSRSIYGPLAAPIAVLLWLYLVAIAVLIGAAVNAAFDTVFPQTATTRARARRTSEGARVE from the coding sequence ATGCCCTCGGTCAGCGGTCGCGCCCTCGACGGCGACCGGGCCAAGCAGCTCGCGCGTCGCGTCGCGCACCAGGTCTGGCGCCTGGTCGTCACCACGGTGGCCTCCTGCCTGCGCTACCGCGTGACCGGCCTGGCGGCGGAGGCGGCGTTCTTCGCTGTCGTCTCGGTCCCGCCGCTGCTCTTCGCGCTGGCCGGCGGCATCGGCTACGTCGCCGACCAGTTCAGCCCCGCCCAGGTCGAGGACGTCCGCGCGGCGATCATCGAGCTGTCCCGCCAGGTGCTGACCGACCGCGCGGTCCGCGAGGTCATCCAGCCCACCGTCACCGACGTCCTGGGAGCCGGTCGCTTCGACGTCATCTCGATCGGCTTCGTGCTGGCGCTGTGGTCGGGATCGCGCGCGCTGAACGTCTTCGTCGACACCATCACCGTGATGCACGGCCTGGGCGGGGAGCGCTCGATCGTGCGCACCCGGGCGCTGTCCTTCGTGCTCTACGTGATGGCCATCATCACCGGGGTCGTCACGCTGCCCCTGGTGGTGGCCGGCCCCACGATGGTGCGCCAGGTGCTGCCCAACCGCGTCGACATGCTGATGGGCTTCTACTGGCCGGTGGTCGTCGTGCTGTGCATCTGCTTCCTCGCCACGCTCTACCACGTGTCGGTGCCGGTGCGGACCAACTGGTCCTTCAACCTCCCCGGCGCCACGTTCTCGCTGGTGGCCTGGGTGCTCGGCTCCTACGCCCTGCGCTGGGTGCTGACCGTCACCGCCGCCGACTCCCGCTCCATCTACGGGCCGCTGGCCGCGCCCATCGCCGTGCTGCTCTGGCTCTACCTGGTGGCCATCGCGGTGCTCATCGGCGCAGCGGTCAACGCGGCCTTCGACACCGTCTTCCCGCAGACCGCCACCACCCGCGCACGGGCCCGTCGTACGTCGGAGGGTGCCCGTGTCGAGTAG